Within Raineyella sp. W15-4, the genomic segment CGACGAACCACGCGACGTCCCGCCCCTGATCGTGGAGACCGTGGCACGGTGCCTGCGGGAGACCAGCACCAATGTCACCCGCTACGCCCCGAGCGGAAGCACCTGCGAGGTGGACCTCGAGTTCACTGATGACCGGATCGGGCTGACCGTCACAAGTCCCCTGTCAACCACCGCGCAGAAGGCGAACCCCGGCACCGGCTGGGGGCTGATCGGGCTGGCTGAGAGGGCAGACCTGCTGGGAGGCCGGTGTGTGTTCGAGCCGGTGGGTGACAACTGGGTGGTGAGTCTGGTCCTGCCCTGCCCGCCCGCCGCATCCGCGCTCTCCATCGCAACAGGACGGAGGGCTGCGGACACCCGGACACCGCCGACGACGTCCATCACGCCTGTCGATATTGTTGACGCGCCAGGTCGGCCAACATCTTGACGTTCGCGACCATCTCGCGGCGTACGCTGCGCCGCCAGGCCCACGGGGCACCGCGCCGCAATCCCGTGTCCCCCACGCCGTACGCTTCCAGGCCGATGCTGCGGCAGATGGTGAGCGCACGGGGCAGGTGGTAGTCCTGGCTGATCACCGTCACCGTCGTCAGCCCGGGCAGCGCCCGGGCAAAGCGGCAGGAGGCGTACGTGTCGACACCGTCCTCGTCGGCGACGATCCGGTCGGCCGGGACACCGCGCTCGACGAGGTAGTGGGCCATCTGGCTCGCCTGCGCATTGGAAGGCTCCTCACCGGACACGATCAGCCGGCGAACCTTGCCGGCCCGGAACAGTTCGAGAGCCAGGTCGAGGCGGGCCCGGAGCATGGGCGAGGGGGTGCCGCTCGGGTACATCTCGGCGCCCAGCACCAGCCCCCACTCGGTCGCCGGCGGCGCGTCCGGATCGCCCACATTCTCACCCGGGAAGCGAGCCGTACGGGTGGAGACGTGGGTCCAGATCGACAGCCCGGCGAGCAGCACCGTCGACAGGGCCGGCGGGCCCAGCAGGACGGCAATATGTCGGGGTCTGATCGGCAGCACGGTCCCATCATGGCGCCCATGACGCCCGTAGGGTCCGCCCGCATCCGTACGGCTCGCCTCGTGGTGACACTGCGGTGACGATGAGCACCCCAGCATGCGTGCCCGTCGGCGGCCATAGGGAAGACCTATGGCCGTTTCGCCATCCTGTCAGTGGGTCTACAGTTGATGTCAGACAACAAAAGGCTCGACGCACCCTTTGCCTGCATACGGAGGTGGTGGTTGTGAGCGACAAGGGCAAGATGAATGACTACGGCATCCATCCCGACGGCCGCCCGGTGACCGACGTCGACGTGGAGCGCTGGGCGGACGAGGCCGAGGCGGGCTTTCCGGGAGAGACGTTCGGGCCGGCCCGCCGGGGCCCGGGTCGACCTCCTGCGGCCAGGCCGCGGGTACGCCGGGTCCAGGTGCGCGTGGACGCCGACACCTACCAGCAGATCTCGGAGGCCGTCGCCCGCCGCGGTGAGACGGTCAGTCAGTACCTGCTCCGCCTCGTCCGGGAGGACCTGCACCACAGCGCCTGATCACCTTCGCGCCTGATCACCCCCGCGACCGCAACGGTGTGCAGCCTCGCCCACGCGTTTGTGCCGGTAGTCAGACACAAACGCGTGGGCGAGACCGACAGGTGGCCGAGGGATCGGAAGCCGAGGGATCGGACGGGGTCGGAGCTCTGAGTCGCCCAGGCTCAGCTCTCCGGGTCG encodes:
- a CDS encoding YdcF family protein; the protein is MLPIRPRHIAVLLGPPALSTVLLAGLSIWTHVSTRTARFPGENVGDPDAPPATEWGLVLGAEMYPSGTPSPMLRARLDLALELFRAGKVRRLIVSGEEPSNAQASQMAHYLVERGVPADRIVADEDGVDTYASCRFARALPGLTTVTVISQDYHLPRALTICRSIGLEAYGVGDTGLRRGAPWAWRRSVRREMVANVKMLADLARQQYRQA
- a CDS encoding toxin-antitoxin system protein, with protein sequence MSDKGKMNDYGIHPDGRPVTDVDVERWADEAEAGFPGETFGPARRGPGRPPAARPRVRRVQVRVDADTYQQISEAVARRGETVSQYLLRLVREDLHHSA